One Halosegnis longus DNA window includes the following coding sequences:
- a CDS encoding molybdopterin-dependent oxidoreductase translates to MSRRRERGIQAVAAGVAGVAGSYAVGGFTPGFVPATIATAITRHSPDAVIRFAITVLGDLGRQLAVVAGFLLAVALFAGIAGGALAVGRRLDADPLAVPLAGGGIFAATTTLGSGAGAALAAAVAAILPLAVPPLTARVPSERVSPARRRTLGTVGSALATVWVGIESGVLSGPALPSRAVSDPAVRDRLDEAEAKSLDVSGLEPLVSTDFYRVDASIAAPQTTRAEWSLSVTGEVENELDLDFATVTEMDSEERFVTLRCVGDGLDDEKMDTALWTVVPVSEILDHAGVTDAGSHVMLRAADDYYQEFPVEVLDSAVLAYRMNGRPLPRGHGFPVRALVPGHWGEINVKWLEEIEILDREAEGYWEKRGWHGTGPVHTVAKIETTSREGATQTVAGHAYAGTRGISAVEVSTDGGETWSEATLSEPLPGDDVWRQWAFEYEPSGSHEVVARAREADGTLQPEERTEPYPSGATGWDTEEIER, encoded by the coding sequence ATGTCACGCCGCCGCGAACGGGGGATACAGGCGGTCGCTGCTGGCGTCGCCGGCGTCGCCGGAAGCTACGCGGTCGGCGGCTTCACGCCCGGGTTCGTCCCCGCGACCATCGCCACGGCCATCACGCGCCACTCGCCGGACGCCGTCATCCGGTTTGCCATCACCGTCCTCGGCGACCTCGGCCGGCAGTTGGCCGTCGTCGCCGGCTTTCTCCTCGCCGTCGCGCTGTTCGCGGGAATCGCCGGCGGCGCACTCGCCGTCGGCCGTCGACTCGACGCCGACCCGCTCGCGGTGCCACTCGCCGGCGGGGGTATCTTCGCCGCGACGACGACACTCGGGAGTGGCGCGGGCGCGGCACTCGCGGCCGCAGTCGCCGCGATACTCCCGCTGGCGGTCCCGCCGCTTACAGCGCGGGTGCCGAGCGAACGCGTCTCGCCCGCGCGCCGGCGCACCCTCGGGACGGTGGGGTCGGCGCTCGCGACCGTCTGGGTCGGCATCGAGTCCGGCGTGCTCAGCGGGCCGGCGCTTCCGAGCCGGGCCGTCAGCGACCCCGCAGTCCGCGACCGACTCGACGAGGCCGAAGCGAAATCGCTCGACGTATCTGGACTGGAACCGCTCGTCAGCACCGACTTCTACCGCGTCGACGCCAGCATCGCCGCGCCACAGACCACCCGCGCCGAGTGGTCGCTGTCGGTTACCGGTGAGGTCGAAAACGAACTCGACCTCGATTTCGCGACCGTGACCGAAATGGACAGCGAAGAGCGGTTCGTCACCCTCCGGTGTGTCGGCGACGGGCTGGACGACGAGAAGATGGACACCGCCCTCTGGACCGTCGTGCCGGTCTCAGAGATTCTGGACCACGCGGGCGTCACCGACGCCGGAAGCCACGTCATGCTCCGGGCGGCGGACGACTACTATCAGGAGTTTCCGGTCGAAGTGCTCGATTCCGCGGTGTTGGCCTACCGGATGAACGGCCGGCCGCTGCCCCGCGGCCACGGCTTCCCCGTGCGCGCGCTCGTCCCCGGCCACTGGGGAGAAATCAACGTCAAGTGGCTCGAGGAAATCGAAATCCTCGACCGCGAGGCCGAAGGCTACTGGGAAAAACGCGGCTGGCACGGCACCGGCCCGGTCCACACGGTCGCGAAGATCGAGACGACGAGCCGCGAGGGAGCCACGCAGACCGTCGCCGGCCACGCCTACGCCGGGACGCGCGGCATCTCCGCGGTCGAGGTGTCGACCGACGGCGGCGAGACGTGGAGCGAGGCGACCCTCTCGGAGCCGCTGCCGGGCGATGACGTGTGGCGACAGTGGGCCTTCGAGTACGAACCGTCGGGGAGCCACGAGGTAGTCGCTCGCGCTCGCGAGGCTGACGGCACACTCCAACCGGAAGAACGAACGGAACCGTATCCCAGCGGCGCGACGGGCTGGGACACCGAAGAAATCGAACGCTAG
- a CDS encoding HVO_2523 family zinc finger protein → MAEPPACPRCEAALFKRHCKYVCPQHGVITDCSDPFTL, encoded by the coding sequence ATGGCAGAGCCACCGGCGTGTCCCCGCTGTGAGGCCGCGCTGTTCAAGCGCCACTGCAAGTACGTCTGTCCGCAACACGGCGTCATCACCGACTGTTCGGACCCGTTCACCCTCTGA
- a CDS encoding TVP38/TMEM64 family protein, giving the protein MHPVARRQAAGVATLALVAGVATVTLSPAGVARALTALADRPLLFVGVVAVAYLLRFLAAWPISAFSAVVGFALGPRGVPLALAGAVVTCLPPYLLAGRFDQRGPLGTLADHGDRYFTATGGLRGVVAARLAPLPADAVSYTAGLSGVSLPAYALGTALGELPWVTAAVLVGASAEQVTTEGMTGEPTLVVGAVALAALLLAGPAYRALRG; this is encoded by the coding sequence GTGCACCCCGTCGCCCGGAGACAGGCTGCCGGCGTCGCGACGCTCGCGCTCGTGGCGGGAGTCGCGACGGTCACGCTCTCGCCGGCCGGAGTCGCGCGGGCACTGACGGCGCTCGCCGACCGACCGCTCCTGTTCGTCGGCGTGGTGGCCGTGGCGTATCTGCTTCGGTTTCTCGCGGCGTGGCCCATCAGCGCCTTCTCCGCCGTCGTCGGCTTCGCGCTCGGGCCGCGGGGGGTGCCGCTCGCGCTCGCGGGCGCGGTCGTGACCTGTCTGCCGCCGTATCTGCTGGCCGGCCGGTTCGACCAGCGCGGGCCGCTCGGCACGCTCGCCGACCACGGCGACCGCTACTTCACCGCGACCGGTGGACTTCGGGGTGTCGTCGCCGCGCGACTCGCGCCCCTACCGGCGGACGCGGTCTCTTACACCGCCGGGCTGTCGGGCGTCTCGCTTCCGGCGTACGCGCTCGGAACCGCACTCGGTGAACTCCCGTGGGTGACGGCCGCGGTGCTCGTCGGTGCGAGTGCAGAGCAGGTGACGACGGAGGGGATGACGGGTGAGCCGACGCTGGTCGTCGGTGCCGTGGCGCTGGCGGCGTTGCTGCTTGCCGGGCCGGCGTACCGCGCGCTCAGAGGGTGA
- a CDS encoding ABC transporter permease — protein MSFLHRLLGRVPSLLIARRNVTRAKVRSGLAVAAIVIGVVAIGAIGAGGAAFKQSQLATLDDQGATNVFVLPGVDRQERTFDQTDLQRIEETVAPAGVVATRSGGGELRTRDGTEPVSITYLSAPRLIYTVEAGAIPPDWRRGAVVSTTIAEEYSIDPGDRIHLTRRGEVGVHRVEALVSGGGFGGQSILLPLELTGERRYDQLRVTTQSVDRAEAVAATLREEFNGRKDTLLVVELTSLVRLLRSIVNGINLFLAGLAAISLLVAGVSIASTMLMAVIRRRQEIGVLRAVGYGRRDIVRVLVVEAALLGAIGTVIGLTIAVLVTMVANALFLGNPVAFAGESLLYLGAAALFGIGISLVAGVYPAWRAANDRPVEALRG, from the coding sequence ATGAGTTTCCTCCATCGCCTGCTCGGTCGGGTACCCTCTCTCCTCATCGCCCGCCGGAACGTCACCCGCGCGAAGGTGCGGTCCGGGCTCGCCGTCGCGGCTATCGTCATCGGCGTCGTCGCCATCGGCGCAATCGGGGCCGGCGGCGCGGCGTTCAAACAGAGCCAGCTCGCGACGCTCGACGACCAGGGCGCGACCAACGTGTTCGTCCTCCCGGGCGTCGACAGACAGGAGCGCACCTTCGACCAGACCGACCTCCAGCGCATCGAGGAGACGGTCGCGCCCGCGGGCGTCGTCGCCACCCGGTCGGGCGGCGGTGAGCTACGCACTCGCGACGGAACGGAGCCGGTGTCGATAACGTATCTCTCCGCCCCGAGGCTCATCTACACCGTAGAGGCGGGAGCGATACCCCCCGACTGGCGGCGGGGCGCAGTCGTCTCGACGACCATCGCCGAGGAGTACAGCATCGACCCCGGCGACCGGATTCACCTGACGCGCCGCGGCGAGGTTGGCGTCCACCGGGTCGAGGCGCTCGTCTCCGGTGGCGGCTTCGGCGGACAGAGCATTCTGCTGCCGCTCGAACTCACCGGCGAGCGACGCTACGACCAGCTTCGCGTGACGACCCAGTCGGTCGACCGCGCGGAGGCCGTCGCGGCCACGCTCCGCGAGGAGTTCAACGGCCGGAAAGACACCTTGCTGGTGGTCGAACTCACGTCGCTGGTCCGGCTGTTGCGCTCTATCGTCAACGGTATCAACCTGTTCTTGGCCGGGCTGGCGGCCATCTCGCTGCTCGTCGCCGGCGTCTCCATCGCCTCGACGATGTTGATGGCCGTCATCCGCCGGCGACAGGAAATCGGCGTGCTCCGGGCGGTCGGCTACGGGCGCAGAGACATCGTCCGCGTGCTCGTCGTCGAGGCGGCGCTGCTGGGAGCCATCGGAACGGTAATCGGGCTGACCATCGCCGTGCTCGTGACGATGGTCGCGAACGCGCTGTTTCTCGGAAATCCGGTCGCCTTCGCCGGCGAGTCGCTGTTGTATCTCGGGGCCGCGGCGCTGTTCGGTATCGGTATCAGTCTCGTCGCGGGCGTCTACCCGGCGTGGCGGGCGGCGAACGACCGGCCGGTCGAGGCGCTGCGCGGGTGA
- a CDS encoding adenosylcobalamin-dependent ribonucleoside-diphosphate reductase, whose amino-acid sequence MSGTDLSADDLELPIKRTDGETLEDRLTANAYHNILPARYLRQNQDGELVESQEDLFARVAKNIALAEAVFEADKRGVDVTVTPDQLKPDHPRRDELAAEVFGAGTTADADAETELSVYNVNKFAYDTIVPELPDGVRAHVQDKREEFQNVMERLSFIPNSPTLMNAGDELQQLSACFVDSPEDDLTDIHQTAKEAAEVFQSGGGMGYAFWRLRPYGDAVGSTGGIASGPITFMRTFDQMCETIAQGGARRGAQMGVMRVSHPDVIEFIHAKNKDVSLAHCLRLNDPDDYTYTTFSEALEEARGLIDDDGKVPKHLRNAVEGHLSNFNISVGVTDDFMDALDSGEEFTFTNPRTGEPHIASEETKEMYSRYGLGDEVEVGEPFSIDPNLVWERIVDGSHENGEPGVVFLERINKEHSFDVEEHPDHRILATNPCGEQPLEEYEACNLGHINLSTLAANGAPDWRVWSQNNEFDTLEEGVERFLSEALDTEEFDDRIETGTRFLENVVTMSDFPVEKIEQKVREMRKIGLGVMGLAQLYVQLGIRYGSDEGNEVARQVMQRINHGSKAASHELATERGSFDDWDDSKYANPTEYRDWFENQTGESADDWADGYPIRNHNTTTIAPTGTTSMVGNTTGGCEPIYNVAYYKNVSDDVQGDEMLVEFDDYFLRTLEANDIDVEAVKQEAQEQMATNEFDGVEGLDTVPNPIGELFVVTSDLSGIEHAAVQCACQVGVDSAISKTCNFPNSATPEDMDEVFRYIYENGGKGVTVYRDGTRSKQVLTTRAENTEFSEDMDPEEAAPVIIDRIEKIFGGLDDFLSHEEVAATLDTDPEELFSFEVSEHAYAEKQSRPDLLHGVTQRIDTGYGKLYVTINEDTERERPFELFATIGNSGGFTASFTEALAKTISTALRSGVAPDEIASELRGIRSPKVAWDKGEQVNSIPDAIGTALQRYLDDDIDKPYPQQQRLSEAADATETDPNREPEPTPETDGGANALGEPTSESLASDDATDSLLAAGESPECPECGAMSLAMNEGCKTCQSCGWSEC is encoded by the coding sequence ATGTCCGGAACGGACCTCTCTGCGGACGACCTCGAACTGCCGATCAAACGCACCGACGGTGAGACGCTCGAAGACCGACTCACTGCGAACGCCTACCACAATATTCTCCCCGCGCGGTACCTCCGCCAGAACCAGGACGGCGAGCTCGTCGAGAGCCAGGAGGACCTCTTTGCCCGCGTCGCGAAGAACATCGCGCTCGCGGAGGCCGTCTTCGAGGCCGACAAGCGCGGCGTCGACGTGACCGTCACGCCCGACCAGCTCAAGCCCGACCACCCGCGTCGCGATGAACTCGCTGCCGAGGTGTTCGGTGCCGGCACGACCGCCGACGCCGACGCCGAGACCGAACTCTCCGTCTACAACGTCAACAAGTTCGCGTACGACACCATCGTTCCCGAACTCCCGGACGGCGTTCGCGCCCACGTCCAGGACAAACGCGAGGAGTTCCAGAACGTGATGGAGCGGCTCTCCTTCATCCCGAACTCGCCGACGCTGATGAACGCCGGCGACGAGCTCCAGCAGCTGTCGGCGTGTTTCGTCGACTCGCCGGAGGACGACCTGACGGACATCCACCAGACGGCCAAGGAGGCCGCCGAGGTGTTCCAGTCGGGCGGCGGCATGGGGTACGCCTTCTGGCGGCTCCGGCCGTACGGTGACGCGGTCGGCTCCACCGGGGGCATCGCCTCCGGGCCGATCACGTTCATGCGGACGTTCGACCAGATGTGTGAGACCATCGCCCAGGGCGGTGCACGCCGCGGTGCCCAGATGGGCGTCATGCGCGTCTCGCACCCGGACGTCATCGAGTTCATCCACGCCAAGAACAAGGACGTGAGCCTCGCCCACTGTCTCCGGCTCAACGACCCCGACGACTACACGTACACGACGTTCTCGGAGGCGCTGGAGGAGGCGCGCGGGCTCATCGACGACGACGGCAAGGTGCCGAAACACCTGCGCAACGCCGTCGAGGGCCACCTCTCGAACTTCAACATCTCCGTCGGCGTGACGGACGACTTCATGGACGCGCTCGACTCCGGCGAGGAGTTCACGTTCACGAACCCCCGCACGGGCGAGCCGCACATCGCCAGCGAGGAGACCAAGGAGATGTACTCCCGCTACGGGCTCGGCGACGAGGTCGAGGTGGGCGAGCCGTTCTCCATCGACCCGAACCTCGTCTGGGAGCGCATCGTCGACGGCTCCCACGAGAACGGCGAGCCGGGCGTGGTCTTCCTCGAACGCATCAACAAGGAGCACTCCTTCGACGTGGAGGAGCACCCGGACCACCGGATTCTCGCGACGAACCCGTGTGGCGAACAGCCGCTCGAGGAGTACGAGGCCTGCAACCTCGGCCACATCAACCTCTCCACGCTCGCGGCTAACGGCGCACCGGACTGGCGCGTCTGGTCGCAGAACAACGAGTTCGACACACTGGAGGAGGGCGTCGAGCGGTTCCTAAGCGAGGCCCTCGACACCGAGGAGTTCGACGACCGCATCGAGACCGGCACGCGCTTCCTCGAAAACGTCGTCACGATGTCGGACTTCCCAGTCGAGAAAATCGAACAGAAGGTCCGCGAGATGCGGAAAATCGGGCTTGGCGTCATGGGACTCGCCCAGCTGTACGTCCAACTCGGCATCCGCTACGGCAGCGACGAGGGCAACGAGGTCGCCCGCCAGGTCATGCAGCGCATCAACCACGGCTCGAAGGCCGCCTCTCACGAGCTCGCGACGGAGCGCGGCTCCTTCGACGACTGGGACGACTCCAAGTACGCGAACCCGACCGAGTACCGCGACTGGTTCGAGAACCAGACCGGCGAGTCGGCCGACGACTGGGCCGACGGCTACCCGATTCGCAACCACAACACGACCACCATCGCGCCGACCGGCACGACCTCGATGGTCGGCAACACGACCGGCGGCTGTGAGCCGATTTACAACGTCGCCTACTACAAGAACGTCTCCGACGACGTGCAGGGCGACGAGATGCTCGTCGAGTTCGACGACTACTTCCTGCGCACGCTGGAGGCCAACGACATCGACGTCGAGGCCGTGAAACAGGAGGCCCAAGAGCAGATGGCGACCAACGAGTTCGACGGCGTCGAAGGGCTCGACACCGTGCCGAACCCCATCGGCGAGCTGTTCGTCGTCACCTCCGACCTCTCGGGTATCGAGCACGCCGCCGTGCAGTGTGCCTGTCAGGTGGGCGTCGACTCGGCCATCTCGAAGACGTGTAACTTCCCGAACTCCGCGACGCCGGAGGATATGGACGAGGTGTTCCGCTACATCTACGAGAACGGCGGCAAGGGCGTCACCGTCTACCGCGACGGCACCCGCTCGAAGCAGGTGCTCACCACCCGTGCGGAGAACACGGAGTTCTCCGAGGACATGGACCCCGAGGAGGCCGCTCCGGTCATCATCGACCGCATCGAGAAAATCTTCGGCGGACTGGATGATTTCCTCAGCCACGAGGAGGTCGCGGCGACGCTCGACACCGACCCCGAGGAGCTGTTCAGCTTCGAGGTTTCCGAGCACGCCTACGCGGAAAAGCAGAGCCGCCCGGACCTGCTCCACGGCGTGACCCAGCGCATCGACACCGGCTACGGGAAGCTCTACGTCACCATCAACGAGGACACCGAGCGCGAGCGGCCGTTCGAGCTGTTCGCGACTATCGGCAACTCCGGTGGCTTCACGGCGAGCTTCACCGAGGCGCTCGCGAAGACCATCTCCACCGCACTCCGGTCGGGCGTCGCGCCCGACGAGATCGCGAGCGAACTGCGCGGCATCCGCTCGCCGAAGGTCGCGTGGGACAAGGGCGAGCAGGTGAACTCCATCCCGGACGCCATCGGCACCGCGCTCCAGCGCTATCTCGACGACGACATCGACAAGCCGTACCCACAACAGCAGCGGCTCTCCGAGGCGGCCGACGCCACGGAGACCGACCCGAACCGTGAGCCGGAGCCGACGCCGGAGACGGACGGCGGCGCGAACGCGCTCGGCGAGCCGACCAGCGAGAGTCTGGCGAGCGACGACGCCACGGACTCGCTGCTCGCGGCCGGCGAGTCGCCGGAGTGTCCCGAGTGCGGGGCGATGTCGCTGGCGATGAACGAGGGCTGTAAGACGTGTCAGTCCTGCGGCTGGTCCGAGTGTTAG
- a CDS encoding ABC transporter permease: MFDRLAARFPVLLLARRNLARSRDLTVLAVLAVVIGVVAIGGIGLGGEAFKQDQLSAFEGFGGTATADPIDYEGEPPSERGFGDDDIDRMRQAAGSATVLPVVSPGGSTVQTASGDIAVTAQVNGIEDPRAFYDAQTGEIPANWRRSVVVGARIADTNDIAVGDRITVSVPGAFTRAFTVDAILEAQGFADPLSADQTVFVPLAQFGEPRYDSAVVRVPTTAGDIDAVAENIEAALNVRRQEVSVSPVQNQRAQFEQLFGTINQFLAGVGALSLLVAAVTIANTQLMSALEREGELGVMRAVGYPKLAVVRLLVAESAALGVVGAAVGIPLALAIGLVVNALLVGDPLAFTATGLTYVAVGAVFGILTALVAGIYPAWRTANKRPVEAFQG; the protein is encoded by the coding sequence ATGTTCGACCGGCTGGCCGCTCGATTTCCCGTGCTCCTGCTCGCGCGCCGGAACCTCGCCCGGTCGCGCGACCTGACGGTGCTCGCGGTGTTGGCGGTCGTCATCGGCGTCGTCGCCATCGGGGGTATCGGGCTGGGCGGCGAGGCGTTCAAACAGGACCAGCTTTCGGCGTTCGAAGGGTTCGGCGGCACGGCGACGGCCGACCCGATCGACTACGAGGGCGAACCGCCGAGCGAGCGCGGCTTCGGCGACGACGACATCGACCGGATGCGGCAGGCCGCCGGGAGCGCGACGGTGCTCCCGGTGGTCTCGCCCGGCGGCTCGACCGTCCAGACGGCCAGCGGCGACATCGCGGTTACCGCGCAGGTGAACGGTATCGAGGACCCGCGCGCATTCTACGACGCACAGACCGGCGAGATACCGGCGAACTGGCGGCGCAGCGTCGTCGTCGGCGCACGCATCGCCGACACGAACGACATCGCGGTGGGCGACCGCATCACCGTCTCGGTCCCCGGCGCGTTCACGCGCGCGTTCACCGTCGACGCGATACTGGAAGCGCAGGGCTTTGCCGACCCGCTCAGCGCCGACCAGACCGTCTTCGTCCCGCTGGCGCAGTTCGGCGAGCCGCGGTACGATTCGGCCGTCGTGCGCGTCCCCACGACCGCCGGCGACATCGACGCCGTCGCCGAAAACATCGAGGCGGCGCTCAACGTCCGGCGACAGGAGGTGTCGGTCTCACCCGTCCAGAACCAGCGCGCGCAGTTCGAACAGCTGTTCGGCACGATCAATCAGTTCCTCGCGGGCGTCGGCGCGCTGTCGCTGCTCGTGGCGGCCGTCACCATCGCGAACACGCAGCTGATGAGCGCGCTCGAACGCGAGGGCGAACTCGGCGTGATGCGGGCGGTCGGCTATCCGAAGCTGGCGGTCGTGCGCCTGCTCGTCGCCGAATCCGCGGCCCTCGGCGTCGTGGGCGCGGCCGTCGGCATCCCGCTGGCGCTCGCCATCGGCCTGGTGGTCAACGCCCTGCTCGTGGGGGATCCGCTGGCGTTCACGGCGACGGGGCTAACCTACGTCGCCGTCGGTGCCGTGTTCGGCATCCTGACGGCGCTCGTCGCCGGTATCTACCCCGCATGGCGGACGGCGAACAAACGACCCGTGGAGGCGTTCCAGGGATGA
- a CDS encoding DUF7115 domain-containing protein → MDVPSLVADRLDGDSVRTRVDLGGDDAVFVTADQTLVYRAEGLLSDESVSAYPHDVERLDLTTGRKSTFELTYVDAAGKFAVPSDRTDAVLAPLLEGVLATTGVVDSGESVRATYRFSELTLVVTDARLLKHVGSAVWDSDFESYAFDAVTDLETEAGNVASQLVVTVDGRPQRVKVPSEEADAVAHTVESALLAFHGVDSIAELATGEPEPESEPETFEDQNLDTLVSDTEATIDRVASGDTESLDVSKANALTERLASLEETVEQQTELLEQQQETIETLVEELRRGR, encoded by the coding sequence ATGGACGTTCCCTCGCTCGTCGCCGACCGGCTCGACGGCGACTCGGTCCGCACGCGCGTCGACTTGGGCGGCGACGACGCCGTCTTCGTGACCGCCGACCAGACCCTCGTCTACCGGGCCGAAGGGCTCCTCTCTGACGAGTCCGTCTCCGCGTATCCACACGACGTGGAACGGCTCGACCTGACGACCGGCCGCAAGAGCACCTTCGAGTTGACGTACGTCGACGCCGCCGGCAAGTTCGCCGTGCCGAGCGACCGCACCGACGCGGTGCTCGCGCCGCTGCTCGAGGGCGTGCTCGCCACGACCGGCGTGGTCGACTCGGGCGAGTCAGTCCGGGCGACCTACCGATTTTCGGAGCTCACGCTCGTCGTCACGGACGCGCGTCTGCTCAAACACGTCGGCAGCGCGGTGTGGGACAGCGACTTCGAGTCGTACGCGTTCGACGCGGTGACCGACCTCGAGACCGAGGCGGGCAACGTCGCGAGCCAGCTCGTCGTGACCGTCGACGGCCGCCCGCAGCGCGTGAAGGTCCCCTCCGAGGAGGCCGACGCGGTCGCCCACACCGTCGAGAGCGCGCTGCTCGCCTTCCACGGCGTCGACAGTATCGCCGAACTCGCGACCGGCGAACCGGAGCCCGAATCCGAGCCGGAGACGTTCGAGGACCAGAACCTCGACACCCTCGTCTCCGACACGGAGGCGACCATCGACCGCGTCGCGAGCGGCGACACCGAGTCGCTCGACGTATCGAAGGCGAACGCGCTGACGGAACGGCTCGCCTCGCTGGAGGAGACGGTCGAACAGCAGACCGAACTGCTCGAACAACAGCAGGAGACGATCGAAACGTTGGTGGAGGAACTGCGTCGCGGCCGCTGA
- the trpG gene encoding anthranilate synthase component II gives MTVVIVDNYDSFTYNLVEYVSQHGIDVAVEKNIASLDAVRSHDPEGIIISPGPGHPKHDRDVGVSADVLTELSPEVPTLGVCLGLEAAAYEYGGTVGRAPEPVHGKASPIDHDGEGVFVGLEQGFQAGRYHSLIATEVPAAFDVTARTADEDALVMGIRHESFPLEAVQFHPESVLTGVGHDIIDNFLATL, from the coding sequence ATGACCGTCGTCATCGTCGACAACTACGACTCGTTCACGTACAACCTCGTGGAGTACGTCAGCCAACACGGCATCGACGTGGCCGTCGAGAAGAACATCGCCTCCCTCGATGCCGTGCGGAGCCACGACCCCGAGGGCATCATCATCTCGCCGGGACCGGGCCACCCGAAACACGACCGCGACGTGGGCGTCTCGGCGGACGTGCTCACGGAGCTTTCGCCCGAGGTGCCGACGCTCGGTGTGTGTCTCGGACTGGAGGCCGCGGCCTACGAGTACGGCGGCACGGTCGGGCGCGCGCCCGAACCGGTCCACGGGAAGGCCTCGCCGATCGACCACGACGGCGAGGGCGTCTTCGTCGGGCTCGAACAGGGGTTCCAGGCCGGCCGGTATCACTCCCTCATCGCGACTGAGGTGCCCGCGGCGTTCGACGTGACGGCGCGCACGGCCGACGAGGACGCGCTCGTGATGGGGATTCGCCACGAGTCGTTCCCACTTGAGGCGGTCCAGTTCCACCCTGAGTCGGTGCTGACGGGCGTCGGCCACGACATCATCGACAACTTCCTCGCGACGCTCTAG
- a CDS encoding DUF5830 family protein: MRGDSDDEDIIELGLQLLERLEHAELTLAETMDRIETVTTDPALVREILDTAEMRGIIEREDGVVRPNRSSFLSFEAEVVTKEGEFTCRRCGASISTGYFMNLEAGEHGPFGSSCIRKVTGRE, from the coding sequence GTGCGCGGCGATTCGGACGACGAGGACATTATCGAACTCGGCTTGCAGCTGCTCGAACGGCTCGAACACGCCGAGTTGACGCTTGCCGAGACGATGGACCGCATCGAGACGGTCACCACCGACCCGGCGCTCGTTCGCGAGATTCTCGACACAGCGGAGATGCGCGGTATCATCGAGCGCGAGGACGGCGTCGTCCGGCCGAACCGCTCGTCGTTTCTCTCCTTCGAGGCCGAGGTGGTCACGAAGGAGGGTGAGTTCACCTGCCGGCGGTGTGGGGCCTCCATCTCGACGGGATACTTCATGAACCTCGAGGCCGGCGAACACGGGCCGTTCGGCTCCTCGTGTATTCGGAAGGTGACGGGCAGAGAGTAA